One part of the Terrimicrobium sacchariphilum genome encodes these proteins:
- a CDS encoding M20/M25/M40 family metallo-hydrolase yields the protein MISQPQQTQDAAAAISRRLPEALAFLRDLVSSNSWTLNPSGVRANARLIAGHFAALGFSAEHVPSENPAFGDHLFLRRTGAGERSLLLVSHLDTVFPPEEEMRNDFHWLEEGDRIYGPGVIDIKGGTAMIWLVLVSLRDTNPELFETTDWLVALNAAEEELSPDFPQACYERLPANTRAALIFEACAGQGAGYSLVRARKGSANLRITVEGRGAHAGSRHQEGANAVVQAAVLIQQTAALTDYARKLTVNVGSVRGGGPINRVPHECEFEVNIRAFDNETLQNAVDRIYAYEQESPVVRAVSDGYPCRVRVATLSRNPAWPASAGTDELISIWQSAAEAEGVRLDAEERGGLSDGNYISQFLPTLDGLGLFGRNGHASERNADGTKVPEYAEKSSIAEMARVNLRAIRSLL from the coding sequence ATGATTTCTCAGCCGCAGCAGACGCAAGACGCTGCTGCGGCGATTTCCCGCCGCCTTCCGGAGGCGCTCGCCTTTCTGCGCGATCTGGTATCGTCCAATAGCTGGACACTAAACCCTTCCGGAGTTCGAGCAAACGCCCGGCTGATTGCCGGGCATTTTGCTGCCCTGGGATTCTCCGCCGAGCATGTGCCCTCCGAGAATCCCGCTTTCGGCGACCATCTTTTCCTCCGCCGCACGGGTGCAGGCGAGCGCAGCCTGCTCCTAGTCTCCCATCTCGACACGGTCTTCCCTCCCGAGGAGGAAATGCGCAATGACTTCCACTGGCTGGAGGAGGGCGACCGCATCTACGGCCCGGGAGTGATCGATATCAAGGGGGGTACGGCCATGATCTGGCTGGTGCTGGTCTCTCTGCGAGATACCAATCCCGAGCTATTCGAAACGACCGACTGGCTTGTCGCGTTGAATGCCGCAGAGGAGGAGCTTTCCCCGGATTTCCCCCAAGCCTGTTATGAACGCCTGCCCGCGAACACGCGGGCGGCTTTGATTTTTGAAGCCTGCGCCGGACAGGGGGCAGGATACTCCCTGGTGAGGGCCCGCAAGGGATCGGCCAACCTGCGAATAACTGTCGAAGGGCGCGGTGCCCATGCCGGAAGCCGTCATCAGGAAGGAGCGAATGCCGTGGTGCAAGCGGCGGTTTTAATCCAACAGACGGCTGCGCTCACGGACTATGCCCGGAAATTGACGGTGAATGTCGGTTCTGTACGAGGCGGGGGGCCGATCAATCGGGTTCCGCACGAGTGTGAATTTGAGGTGAATATCCGCGCCTTCGATAACGAAACGCTGCAAAATGCTGTTGATCGCATATATGCGTACGAGCAGGAGAGTCCGGTTGTGCGAGCGGTGAGCGATGGCTATCCCTGCCGTGTAAGGGTGGCGACCTTGAGCCGGAATCCGGCATGGCCGGCTTCGGCTGGCACGGACGAATTGATCAGTATCTGGCAATCTGCTGCTGAAGCGGAAGGCGTTCGCCTCGATGCCGAGGAACGCGGTGGCTTGAGTGATGGGAACTATATCAGCCAGTTCCTTCCCACCCTGGATGGGCTGGGTCTTTTCGGTCGAAATGGCCATGCCTCGGAACGCAATGCCGATGGCACGAAGGTGCCCGAGTATGCGGAGAAATCCTCAATTGCCGAGATGGCGAGGGTGAACCTCCGGGCTATTCGATCACTGCTATGA
- the rpsT gene encoding 30S ribosomal protein S20 codes for MANTKSAAKRSRQSTIRHGRNSSILSALKNGQKKFRAAIAAGKLDEAKAEYVNVTSALDKAAKRGVIHQNSADRKKSVFNRALQPTKA; via the coding sequence ATGGCCAATACGAAATCCGCAGCAAAACGCTCCCGTCAAAGCACGATCCGTCACGGGCGCAACTCGAGCATTCTCAGCGCTCTCAAGAACGGACAGAAGAAGTTCCGCGCTGCCATCGCCGCCGGCAAGCTCGACGAAGCCAAGGCCGAGTACGTCAATGTGACCTCCGCTCTGGACAAAGCCGCCAAGCGTGGAGTGATCCATCAGAACAGCGCCGACCGCAAGAAGAGCGTCTTCAATCGCGCCCTTCAGCCGACCAAGGCCTAA
- the phoU gene encoding phosphate signaling complex protein PhoU, producing MGSAHILSTFESALSEFRDNALMMASLTQRNFEHARQGLFERDEDWSNTVIADDEEVDTLEMQLDRQGIDLMVRFHPVASDLRTVVSTMKFSVNLERIADQSVNIARRSRKLTGRTPVPELADLAEQYRFTGLMLDDAIRAFADSNVELARTLRERDRTLDIMNRDFAEKLTSLMPEKPDNIPSYMDLIFTARFLERIGDQAKNIGDDVIYAVSAEESRHPRRGGE from the coding sequence ATGGGCAGTGCACATATCCTTAGTACCTTTGAGTCCGCCTTGAGCGAATTTCGCGACAACGCGCTCATGATGGCCAGTCTCACGCAACGCAACTTCGAACATGCCCGCCAGGGGCTCTTTGAACGCGATGAAGACTGGAGCAACACCGTGATCGCGGACGACGAAGAGGTCGACACTCTTGAGATGCAGCTCGACCGTCAGGGTATCGATCTCATGGTGCGCTTCCATCCCGTGGCCTCCGATCTGCGCACGGTTGTCTCGACCATGAAATTCAGCGTGAATCTCGAGCGCATCGCCGATCAAAGCGTGAACATCGCCCGGCGCTCGCGCAAGCTCACCGGCCGGACGCCTGTGCCGGAGCTGGCCGATCTCGCAGAGCAGTATCGCTTTACCGGACTCATGCTCGACGATGCGATCCGAGCCTTTGCCGACAGCAATGTCGAACTCGCCCGCACCCTGCGCGAACGTGATCGTACGCTCGACATCATGAACCGGGATTTCGCGGAAAAGCTCACCTCCCTCATGCCGGAAAAGCCGGACAACATTCCGAGCTACATGGACCTGATTTTCACCGCCCGCTTCCTCGAGCGCATTGGTGATCAGGCCAAGAACATCGGCGACGACGTGATCTACGCAGTCTCGGCCGAGGAGAGTCGCCATCCCCGCCGCGGTGGGGAATAA
- a CDS encoding enolase C-terminal domain-like protein yields MNVHGEIFTIRLPRPFRIAHGVSHTRETVLVQVSDGGFTGWGEGALPPYYPSRAGACLEWLRHIEAEADPLAVLPPVPADAAAARVALEMARFDLAARRAGLPLGRFLGLEARETVSVARTLSIPQNIAELAEMLADGRAQGSRLFKLKMGGAVGWDIDCARQAVRLAPDCRFMADVNAGWRIGEAIEALPLLAKLGFVLVEQPVGVDWENWRELREFTRSAPLLIADESFQDAGDLPAAMELADGVNVKIIKAGGVAAAKDLLTEARRRGLQTMIGVMVETGIARSAAAQLASLADWVDIDPPDTIPTEPLCGFAIEGDQLRLHEGAGLALSAVTAGDRAG; encoded by the coding sequence ATGAACGTCCATGGTGAGATCTTCACCATTCGTCTGCCGCGCCCGTTTCGCATCGCCCATGGGGTGAGCCATACCCGGGAGACGGTACTGGTTCAGGTTTCTGATGGCGGATTCACCGGCTGGGGCGAGGGGGCGCTGCCTCCTTACTATCCTTCCCGCGCCGGGGCGTGCCTGGAATGGTTGCGCCATATTGAGGCAGAGGCTGATCCTTTGGCGGTTCTCCCGCCGGTTCCTGCGGATGCGGCAGCGGCGCGGGTGGCCTTGGAAATGGCGCGTTTTGATCTGGCGGCTCGGCGGGCCGGTTTGCCGCTTGGGCGGTTCCTCGGCTTGGAAGCTCGTGAGACCGTATCCGTCGCCCGTACGCTCTCGATCCCGCAAAATATCGCCGAGTTGGCGGAGATGCTGGCCGACGGACGCGCCCAAGGGAGCCGTCTCTTCAAGCTCAAGATGGGCGGAGCTGTCGGCTGGGATATCGACTGCGCGCGGCAGGCGGTGCGACTCGCTCCAGATTGCCGATTCATGGCCGATGTGAACGCCGGATGGCGCATCGGCGAGGCGATCGAGGCGCTTCCCCTTCTGGCAAAGCTCGGGTTTGTCCTCGTGGAGCAGCCGGTCGGTGTGGACTGGGAAAACTGGAGGGAGCTTCGCGAGTTTACTCGCAGCGCACCGTTGCTGATCGCGGACGAGTCGTTTCAGGACGCGGGAGATCTTCCGGCTGCCATGGAACTCGCCGATGGCGTGAATGTGAAAATCATCAAGGCTGGTGGCGTTGCGGCAGCGAAGGACCTGTTGACGGAAGCGCGGAGGCGAGGCTTGCAGACGATGATCGGCGTGATGGTCGAAACGGGCATTGCCCGCTCCGCTGCCGCGCAACTCGCCTCCCTGGCCGATTGGGTGGATATCGATCCGCCCGATACAATTCCCACCGAGCCTCTCTGCGGCTTTGCCATCGAGGGAGATCAGTTACGCTTGCATGAGGGAGCCGGACTGGCCCTCTCAGCGGTTACTGCGGGAGATCGCGCAGGTTGA
- the pstB gene encoding phosphate ABC transporter ATP-binding protein PstB, which translates to MDQQRPETSVVSSANFAPVNTPAPRSDFLKVENFNFYYGKKQALYGINMEIPERQVTAFIGPSGCGKSTLLRNFNRMNELIDGVHHEGEIYLNGRSIYDKAIEVIALRRSIGMVFQKSNPFPKSIYENIVYSLRIAGVKARSILDETVERSLRGAALWEEVKDRLHDSALGLSGGQMQRLCIARAIANRPEVLLMDEPCSALDPIATAKVEDLIHELKKEFTIVIVTHNMQQATRCSDKTAFFYLGKLIEFDETQKIFTNPSEKQTEDYITGRFG; encoded by the coding sequence ATGGACCAACAACGCCCGGAAACCAGTGTCGTCTCTAGTGCAAACTTTGCTCCCGTGAATACACCCGCACCTCGCAGCGACTTCCTGAAGGTCGAGAACTTCAACTTCTACTACGGCAAGAAGCAGGCCCTTTACGGGATCAACATGGAGATCCCGGAGCGCCAGGTGACGGCCTTCATCGGACCCTCCGGCTGCGGCAAGTCGACGCTCCTGCGCAACTTCAATCGCATGAACGAACTGATCGACGGCGTTCATCACGAGGGCGAGATCTACCTCAATGGCCGCAGCATCTACGACAAGGCGATCGAGGTCATCGCCCTGCGCCGCAGTATCGGCATGGTCTTCCAGAAGTCGAATCCCTTCCCGAAGTCGATCTACGAAAATATCGTTTACTCACTGCGTATCGCTGGCGTGAAGGCTCGCAGCATACTCGATGAAACCGTGGAGCGCAGCCTGCGCGGCGCGGCTCTGTGGGAAGAGGTGAAAGATCGCCTGCATGACAGCGCTCTCGGCCTCTCCGGCGGCCAGATGCAGCGTCTCTGCATCGCCCGGGCTATCGCGAACCGTCCCGAGGTGCTCCTCATGGACGAGCCGTGCTCCGCGCTCGATCCGATCGCGACGGCCAAGGTGGAGGACCTGATTCACGAGCTGAAGAAGGAATTCACCATCGTTATCGTCACCCACAACATGCAGCAGGCCACCCGCTGCTCCGACAAGACGGCGTTCTTCTACCTCGGCAAGCTCATCGAGTTCGACGAGACGCAGAAAATCTTTACCAACCCCTCGGAGAAGCAGACCGAGGACTACATCACGGGCCGGTTCGGTTGA
- the pstC gene encoding phosphate ABC transporter permease subunit PstC, which yields MADQSTGIEQGGIKAFRKGPDLFRVLCWVASAATVATLAWIIGEITHQSWPAIREFGFGFLVGEKWIPNRDLFGVLPFLIGTAVSSLIALLFALPLGLAIAIFLSEDFLPLPIRQAIRFTVEMLAAIPSVVYGLWGIAVVIPLVQSFGGWAVVAFKNVPVLNSLFAPPAYGNSMLTASLVLSLMILPTITAISRTALVAVPGTLREGAYALGATRWEAILGVIVPTAAPGIVAATILALGRAMGETMAIAMLIGNSSRLTGSLLSPAGTLAGLLANQFGEAEGMQVSSLMYAALLLVAMTLLVNMAGEFVLRYTQKRTAGVR from the coding sequence ATGGCGGACCAGTCCACTGGTATTGAACAAGGCGGAATCAAGGCCTTCCGCAAGGGGCCCGATCTATTCCGAGTCCTGTGCTGGGTGGCGTCGGCAGCGACCGTCGCCACCCTCGCATGGATCATCGGGGAAATCACCCATCAGTCCTGGCCCGCGATCCGGGAGTTTGGGTTTGGCTTTCTTGTCGGGGAAAAATGGATCCCCAATCGCGATCTGTTTGGCGTGCTTCCGTTCCTCATCGGGACGGCTGTGAGCTCGCTCATCGCGCTACTTTTCGCCCTTCCGCTGGGGCTCGCGATCGCGATTTTTCTGAGCGAGGATTTTCTCCCTTTGCCCATCCGGCAGGCCATCCGTTTCACGGTGGAGATGCTGGCGGCGATTCCCAGCGTGGTCTACGGCCTCTGGGGTATCGCAGTGGTCATTCCCCTGGTGCAGAGTTTTGGAGGCTGGGCCGTCGTAGCTTTCAAGAACGTGCCGGTGTTGAATTCGCTCTTCGCTCCGCCAGCCTACGGAAACAGCATGCTGACGGCCAGTCTCGTGCTGTCGCTGATGATCCTTCCGACCATTACCGCCATTTCCCGTACTGCGCTTGTGGCCGTGCCGGGAACCTTGCGTGAAGGCGCTTATGCGTTGGGCGCCACCCGCTGGGAGGCAATCCTGGGGGTGATCGTTCCGACTGCGGCGCCCGGTATCGTCGCGGCGACGATCCTCGCCCTTGGTCGAGCCATGGGCGAAACCATGGCCATCGCAATGTTGATCGGCAACAGTTCCCGCCTCACGGGTTCGCTCCTCTCTCCGGCTGGAACTCTGGCCGGGCTGCTGGCCAACCAGTTTGGCGAAGCAGAAGGCATGCAGGTCAGCTCGCTGATGTACGCGGCGCTGCTCCTTGTGGCCATGACACTGCTCGTCAATATGGCGGGTGAGTTTGTCCTCCGTTATACCCAGAAACGTACCGCTGGAGTTCGATAA
- the pstA gene encoding phosphate ABC transporter permease PstA, with translation MTSATAAPERPAHKDFFHKAREARSGFRSLVNRVLSVVCVTLAFLALIPLLSIIFLVLKKGLPLLSWSVFTELPPAAGQVGGGIGNAVVGTLLMVGVALVIATPFGILSAIYVNEYAPYSRLANAVRFVAKLLTGIPSIICGVFAYAVIVLTTGGFSAWAGGFALAILILPTILLTAEQALIGVSKAYREASYGLGATNFQTIWRIVLPDALPAMMTGIMLAVARAAGETAPLLFTALFSQYWIQSLKEPTASLSVLIYNFSTAPVPHQIQMAWTASLVLVILVTIANVSAQIVFRKK, from the coding sequence ATGACTTCCGCCACTGCTGCTCCCGAGCGACCTGCTCATAAGGATTTCTTTCACAAGGCACGCGAAGCCCGCTCGGGCTTCCGGTCGCTGGTGAACCGCGTGCTGAGCGTTGTCTGCGTCACGCTCGCCTTTCTCGCGCTGATCCCGCTGCTCTCGATCATCTTTCTCGTGTTGAAAAAGGGCCTGCCTCTCCTCAGCTGGAGTGTTTTCACCGAGCTTCCTCCCGCGGCTGGTCAGGTCGGCGGAGGTATCGGCAACGCCGTGGTCGGCACCCTGCTCATGGTGGGGGTGGCCCTGGTGATTGCCACGCCCTTTGGGATTCTTTCGGCAATTTATGTGAATGAGTATGCGCCATATTCGCGACTGGCCAATGCCGTGCGATTCGTGGCCAAGCTCCTGACGGGCATTCCGTCGATCATTTGCGGTGTGTTTGCCTATGCCGTGATCGTGCTGACGACGGGCGGGTTTTCCGCCTGGGCGGGCGGCTTCGCGCTGGCGATTCTCATCCTGCCGACCATCCTGCTCACAGCCGAGCAGGCTCTTATCGGTGTCTCCAAGGCGTATCGTGAGGCCTCCTACGGACTGGGCGCGACGAATTTCCAGACCATCTGGCGCATCGTGCTTCCCGACGCGCTGCCGGCCATGATGACCGGCATCATGCTCGCCGTGGCTCGCGCCGCGGGCGAAACCGCGCCTCTGCTTTTCACCGCTTTGTTTAGCCAGTACTGGATCCAAAGCCTCAAGGAACCCACGGCCTCACTATCGGTGCTCATTTATAACTTCTCGACAGCGCCCGTTCCGCATCAGATTCAGATGGCATGGACTGCGTCCCTGGTTCTGGTGATTCTGGTCACGATCGCGAATGTCAGCGCACAGATTGTGTTCCGCAAAAAATAA
- the pstS gene encoding phosphate ABC transporter substrate-binding protein PstS, translating to MKLLSLLSVGAVSTSILAGSAMAQQLSGAGASFPAPLYQRWAAEYNKVNPSVQVNYQSVGSGAGVKQFTQGTVDFAASDAAMSDEEIAKVKNGVVMIPATAGSIVIAYNLPGVTDLKLSRDAYAGIFLGKVTNWSDPIIAKDNPGVTLPNLPINVAYRSDGSGTTFVFTKHLSAISKDFADSVGSDKSVQWPVGVGGKGNDGVTALIKQSPGAVGYVEYGYAVNNGLATAQLQNKAGNFIKATDESGAATLASVQLPENLRIWPEDPAGAQDYPIATFTWLLLYKQNADAAKLKALKEFVTYGLTDGQKFAGELGYIPLPAPVVAKAKAALESVK from the coding sequence ATGAAACTTCTCTCTCTTCTCAGCGTGGGTGCCGTCTCGACGAGCATTCTCGCCGGATCGGCGATGGCCCAGCAGCTCTCCGGCGCAGGCGCTAGCTTTCCTGCCCCCCTCTACCAGCGTTGGGCTGCCGAATACAACAAGGTCAACCCCTCCGTGCAGGTGAACTACCAGTCCGTCGGATCGGGCGCGGGAGTGAAGCAATTCACCCAGGGAACGGTCGATTTCGCCGCCAGTGACGCGGCCATGTCCGACGAGGAGATCGCCAAGGTGAAGAACGGCGTCGTGATGATCCCGGCCACCGCCGGCTCGATCGTGATCGCCTACAACCTCCCGGGCGTGACCGACCTCAAGCTCTCCCGCGACGCCTATGCCGGTATCTTCCTCGGCAAGGTGACGAACTGGAGCGATCCGATCATCGCCAAGGACAACCCGGGTGTCACTCTCCCGAACCTGCCGATCAACGTGGCTTACCGCTCGGACGGAAGCGGCACGACCTTCGTCTTCACCAAGCATCTCTCGGCCATCAGCAAGGATTTCGCTGATAGCGTGGGCAGCGACAAATCGGTCCAGTGGCCGGTGGGCGTGGGTGGCAAGGGCAATGACGGCGTGACCGCCCTCATCAAGCAGAGCCCCGGCGCAGTGGGTTACGTCGAGTACGGTTATGCCGTGAACAACGGCCTCGCGACTGCCCAGCTCCAGAACAAGGCTGGCAACTTCATCAAGGCCACCGACGAGAGCGGCGCGGCGACCCTCGCCAGCGTGCAGCTCCCGGAGAACCTCCGTATCTGGCCGGAAGACCCGGCTGGCGCTCAGGATTACCCGATTGCCACCTTTACCTGGCTGCTCCTTTACAAGCAGAACGCGGATGCCGCCAAGCTGAAGGCGCTCAAGGAATTCGTGACCTACGGTCTCACCGACGGCCAGAAGTTTGCTGGCGAACTCGGCTACATCCCGCTCCCCGCTCCGGTGGTGGCGAAGGCCAAGGCGGCTCTCGAATCCGTCAAATAA
- a CDS encoding superoxide dismutase → MKPTIDSTPTPLNRRSLFKLSAGSLLATWLAAPLGNIFAQTSAAPTSAPAPTGPYTLPPLPYAYDALNPSIDTETMKIHHDKHHKAYVDNANKLLADQPELAKLTPEELLKDLDKAPESIRTGLRNNVGGHVNHSLFWQMMSPKGGGEPKGELAEAINKQFGSFAEFQKKFDEAAMKRFGSGWAWLVLDDGKLEITSTANQDSPIMEDEEPILGLDVWEHAYYLKYQNRRPEYVTAWWNVVNWDFANSLYQKALKKD, encoded by the coding sequence ATGAAACCGACGATCGACTCCACCCCCACTCCGCTAAACCGGCGCTCTCTCTTCAAACTCTCCGCTGGAAGCCTCCTTGCCACCTGGCTGGCTGCTCCGCTCGGCAACATTTTCGCTCAGACTTCCGCCGCCCCAACCTCCGCTCCGGCTCCGACGGGTCCCTACACCCTCCCTCCCCTGCCCTACGCCTACGACGCGCTGAATCCCTCCATCGACACGGAGACGATGAAAATTCACCACGACAAGCACCACAAGGCGTACGTGGACAACGCCAACAAGCTCCTCGCCGATCAGCCGGAGCTCGCCAAGCTGACCCCGGAGGAACTCCTCAAGGATCTCGACAAGGCCCCGGAAAGCATCCGCACCGGCCTGCGCAACAATGTGGGCGGGCATGTGAATCACTCGCTTTTCTGGCAGATGATGAGCCCCAAGGGCGGCGGCGAACCGAAGGGCGAACTGGCCGAGGCGATCAACAAGCAGTTTGGCTCCTTCGCGGAGTTTCAGAAGAAATTCGACGAGGCGGCCATGAAGCGCTTCGGCAGCGGCTGGGCCTGGCTCGTGCTCGATGACGGGAAGCTCGAGATCACATCCACCGCGAACCAGGACTCCCCGATCATGGAGGACGAGGAACCCATTCTCGGACTCGATGTGTGGGAACACGCCTATTACCTGAAATACCAGAACCGCCGCCCGGAATATGTCACCGCGTGGTGGAATGTGGTTAACTGGGATTTCGCCAACTCCCTCTACCAGAAGGCGTTGAAGAAAGACTAG
- a CDS encoding N-acetylmuramoyl-L-alanine amidase, which yields MRFSGFLAVFLVWMFATEARAFDWDIQRIDGRDYVSVAKIAEFYNLPLDVAPSDRQMYLSRGGRSLTARADSRDLDINGVRYVLSFPVLDRNGKFWVSRMDLGKTIEPAFRPENVQGLKPFSLVVLDPGHGGQDKGAASPYEFEKNFALDVARRVRNELQQAGLRVFMTRNNDSFVELQDRAAMANAKQNCIFVSIHFNATDTNPDASGLEIYSITPRGSPSTEYDTLLVRDMVQEYGNANEVQSFALAHTIFHSLRGANLDMADRGVKRARFAVLRLTKMPAVLIEGGFLTNSGDAKRVASTAWRNQYAKAIARGILAYRKLVETDQAPPTMAEYRNGTASVNSAATPPPRPVATPAPAPVNSINLRDLPQ from the coding sequence ATGCGGTTCTCTGGATTCCTCGCAGTATTTCTCGTCTGGATGTTCGCCACGGAGGCCCGCGCCTTCGACTGGGACATCCAGCGTATTGACGGACGCGACTACGTGTCCGTGGCCAAGATCGCCGAATTCTACAATCTTCCCCTCGATGTGGCTCCCAGCGACCGCCAGATGTATCTCTCGCGGGGCGGCCGCAGCCTCACCGCCAGGGCCGACAGCCGCGATCTCGACATCAACGGTGTACGCTACGTGCTTTCCTTCCCGGTGCTCGACCGCAACGGGAAGTTCTGGGTTTCGCGCATGGACTTGGGCAAGACGATCGAGCCCGCGTTTCGTCCCGAGAACGTCCAGGGGTTAAAACCCTTCTCGCTCGTCGTTCTCGATCCCGGCCACGGTGGTCAGGACAAGGGAGCCGCCAGTCCGTACGAGTTCGAGAAGAACTTTGCCCTCGACGTGGCGCGTCGCGTCCGCAACGAGCTTCAGCAGGCCGGACTCCGCGTCTTCATGACCCGCAATAATGACAGCTTCGTGGAGCTTCAGGACCGCGCCGCAATGGCCAATGCGAAGCAGAATTGCATCTTCGTCAGCATCCACTTCAACGCGACCGACACCAATCCCGACGCCAGCGGGCTCGAGATTTATTCCATCACCCCGCGCGGTTCGCCGTCGACCGAATACGACACTCTGCTCGTGCGCGATATGGTGCAGGAGTACGGCAATGCCAACGAGGTCCAGAGCTTTGCACTCGCGCATACGATCTTTCACTCGCTCCGCGGAGCCAATCTCGACATGGCCGATCGTGGCGTAAAACGCGCCCGGTTTGCCGTCCTTCGCCTCACCAAGATGCCAGCCGTGCTGATCGAGGGAGGATTCCTCACAAACTCTGGGGATGCCAAGCGAGTGGCCTCGACGGCCTGGCGTAATCAATACGCCAAAGCCATCGCCCGAGGCATCCTGGCCTACCGAAAACTCGTCGAAACGGATCAGGCGCCCCCGACCATGGCCGAGTATCGCAACGGCACGGCCAGCGTGAACAGCGCAGCGACTCCCCCTCCGCGCCCGGTCGCCACACCCGCACCGGCGCCGGTGAACTCGATCAACCTGCGCGATCTCCCGCAGTAA